ccctctgaagtgacgtagtttgagatagaagtaattttccacgaatttgatttcaagacctcataaatcaagcatcagaatgcacacaacttcgtgtgacaagggtgttttttctttcattattatctcgcaacttcgacgaccgattgagctaaatttttcacagatttgttattttatgcatatgttgagatacaccaactgtgcagactagtctttgacaattaccaatagtgtccaatgtctttaaaactaCCGGTaatcaacaaattgtttttctgttttctcttgtttgtttttggttttactacGCCTTTGAATGAACACCCAGCTGGGTGGATACAGTATGTGCGCATCGCGTTACaagtcattattattaattttattaataatttccAATCACGTGTTTTCAATGAATCGGTCTGTTCTTTGCCTTCTTAACTTGCAGTTAGAAAAATCATACAGTCAACGAGATAGTGCTATAAAAAGATGTATATCCCAAGTATCTACAACTGTGACTAAACTACGTGAAGCCAGGGCTCAAGACCCAGATAATGTTACCGTCAACAGGAACTTAAAAAAGGAACGAACAAAGGTAAGGGTCTGACAGGGTGCAACTTGTTTCCTTTAGGGCTTATGCTATCTGGGGGCCCAGGTTGGTTTAGTGAGTTCTTTCCCTGCCTTCAGCGCAAAAACTAGGTCAAAACTATAAGGGGTGCAGCGTTTCTCAGTGCTCTCGTTATGCCATTTAATACTACTTTTTATAAGAAAATCTGACGTGAGTTTCCCAACAAATATTTGTCTCTGTGTaaatggaaaaagaaaaacaaaattactctaAAAACCTCCAAACTGAGTGTGGGTGGGGTGGGTGCACAAGCACCAactagggaggggggggggggcttggctTGTGCGCATACTGCTGCTGTGCTTATCATTTGGAAGTTGACATGTAGTGTGTAAACACCACGTTGCTTAAAAGGCGCATTAGACACTGTATAACACACAGCTACATTGATGCCCAAAATGACACAACCAATAACCTACTATTAGGATGATGTCAGGTAGTTGggtcagccctgatacttcacgacggcaacgacggcaattgccgtcgttgcccctaccgattgccacaatgcccttcaaaaacccaatttttcacggcaatgattgccgtgcccttttctcatcattgccgccgtgcccttcctcccgaaaacaaattatattcaacgttgtcaaagttcgaaaataagccaaaaagtcccgctGTCTGTGTAAgtttcacgcaacgaaatagaccccaatttcacgcacgtaaggcacaacagcagatttcaggcctgttagtcgttgttctttgcgtgcgacaaaaaaatactcgaaacatcgaacgctagagggcgtttcggaacagagcgatagcgtgagattaaacgccctctagtggtaaaattcgcgaaccaacgctaaacgtcTTGATAAAAAGACTAGACGTGTCTTTgtatgctgggatagtggttttccccatgcttggtacattgatgtaccatcatgtacagcataggcgtcgcgcaccgcatgcatttattctgtcaacatcgtgtcaaaatggagcagttacgtgggaattttagcgtctctacgaaaaactacacaacgtgcatgaccaatagtaggattacgtatgaacaaaaattatttattgtgtattgtaagtagttgttctttattttgttgaattagatgaatgctttcttttttcattgggtaacagttagaaaatggaaaaattggaagaactattttttacaggcattctcggaggttttttttcaaactgccgtcgtgcccttcgcaactttttatgattgccgtgatgcccttccaaatttttgaaaattgccttggtgccctaaatttttacaaaaagtcaaggcaaaactgccgtgccccttaaaagccgaagtatcagggctgttgGGTCATACTTCATAGATACatgatttcatttttgttggCTTTCTTTCTTTCACAGCTACAGCTTATGCAGTCTGAGCTGAACATTGAAGAAATTGTTAAAGATAGAAGTTATAaagtaagtgttttttttacagtactgggttttcccttaaaggcagtggacactaattgttacttactcaaaatagttattggcataaaaccttccttggtggcgagtaatgtggagaggttgatggtataaaacattgtgagaaacggctccctctagccttcacagtttgtgtatctcaacatatgcataaaataacaaacctgtgaaaatttgagatcaattggtcgtcgaacttaagagataataatgaaagaaaaaataccttgtcaaacgaagttgtgtgcgtttagatagttgatttcgagacctcaagttctaaacttgaggtctcaaaatcaaattcgtagaaaattacttctctctcgaaaactatggcacttcagagggagccatttctcacaatgttttataccatcaacctctccccattacttatcaccaagaaaggttttatgctaataattattttgagtgattaccaatagtgtccactgcctttaaaggcactgtacacgtttggtaattactcaaagtatagtagcataaaaccttacttggtaacgagctacggagagctgttgatagtataaaacattgtgagaaacgattccctctgaaagaacaaagtttttgagaaagaggtattttctcaataacttattaaaaaacttcaactgatgtgtttttttttctacttaaaaacacaaatttgtacaactaggttgtttttactttcatcattttcttgcaaaatcgaTGACCAAGaaaagcccaaattttcacaggtttgttattgtatgcatatgtaattatgttgggatacaccaaatgagaaaactggtctatgacaattaccaaaggtgtcaagtgcctctAAGcactggaagtgtcgtggccgagcggttaagagcaccgaattcaaactctggtgtttctaatcagcagagtgtgggttcgaatccccagccgtgacacctgtgtccttaagcaagacacttaac
Above is a window of Asterias rubens chromosome 11, eAstRub1.3, whole genome shotgun sequence DNA encoding:
- the LOC117296870 gene encoding coiled-coil domain-containing protein 58-like isoform X2, with translation MRTIDDKIIYALNTTVPTQSFKGQVDASATCQDLYSQLEKSYSQRDSAIKRCISQVSTTVTKLREARAQDPDNVTVNRNLKKERTKLQLMQSELNIEEIVKDRSYKVFHERCRNHFIPSTTLSS